The following nucleotide sequence is from Myxococcota bacterium.
GCCCTGCTCGACCTTCGTCGGCGAGCCCGTCGACGGGCCGGCGCGTTGCACGTCGATCACGACGAGCGGGAGCTCGACCATCACGGCGAGGCCGAGCGCCTCCTGCTTGAGCACGATGCCCGGGCCGCTGCTCGCGGTGACGCCGAGGTGCCCGGCGAAGGACGCGCCGATCGCCGATGCGACGGCCGCGATCTCGTCTTCGGCCTGGAACGTCTTCACGCCGAAGTTGCGGTGGCGCGCGAGCTCGTGGAGCACGTCCGAGGCGGGCGTGATCGGATAGGCGCCGAAGAACACCGGCCGATCGAGCTGCACGCCGGCCGCGACCACGCCCCACGCGATCGCCGTGTTCCCGGTGATGTTGCGGTACGTGCCCGCCTCGATCTTCGCCTTGCCGACCGTGTACGAGATCGGGAAGAGCTCGGTGGTCTCGCCGAACGCGTGCCCGGCGCGGAGCGTGCGGAGGTTCGCCTCGAGCACCTCGCCCTTGAACTTCGAGGCGAGCCAGCGCTCGGTCGGCTCCATCGGCCGGTTGTAGAGCCAGTACAGGATGCCGAGCGCGAAGAAGTTCTTGCTGCGGTCGACGTCGCGCGCGCCGAGCCCGAGCCCCTGGAGCGCCTCGCGATTGAGCGTCGTGACCGGCACCTCGACCACGCTGAACCGCTCGCGCAGTGCGGGGAGCGGATCCTCCTCGTAGCCCGCGCGCGCCAGCGACTTCTTGTTGAACGCGTCGCTGTTGATCAGGACCATTCCGCTCGGGCGCACGTCCTCGACGTTGGCCTTGAGCGCGGCGGGATTGAACGCGATGAGCAGATCGATCTGGTCGGCGGGCGTGTGGATGTCCTGCGACGAGAAGTGGATCTGGAAGCCGGACACGCCGGCGAGCGTTCCGGCGGGCGCGCGGATCTCGGCGGGATAGTCGGGGAACGTCGACAGGTCGTTGCCCGCGAGTGCGGTCGACTCCGTGAACTTGGTTCCGGTGAGCTGCATGCCGTCGCCCGAGTCGCCGGTGAAGCGGATGGCGACGCGGTCGATCTCCTGCACGCGCTTGCCGCCGCCCGAACTCGTGGAGGCGTCGGCGTTTTCACGGGTCATGGGTGCCTTCTCCTGCGCGGATGTGGCCGAGGGCGGCCGATTGTATCTCGCCGCCTACCCCGCGAAAGGGCCGATAACGGCGCGGGCCCTCTCCGATCGAATGCGCGCGGCGTCGCCGAAAACCGCGTCGGCGCGGGGGATTGGCGCACGGAGTGCGCAGCGGCGAGCCTCAAGTCGCCGCGCGCCTTCGCCGATGGTTGCCGACATGTTTCACGTGTGTGCGGAGCCGTTCCTGTTCAGCGAGGCCGGCGTCCACGGCCTCTGCGTCTCGCTGAACACGCCCGTCCTCAACATCGAGGAGCTCCCCGTCGGGCCCGCGCGCGCGGCCATCGTGCTGTTCGAGAACGGATACGGCGAGCTGCAGCTCGGCGTCGGCGTACGTTCGATCGAGACCCGTCAGGTCGTCCTCTTCTCGTACCAGGACGCGATCCGCGCGCGTCGCTCGACCGCCCGCGCCATGGAGGCGGCGACGAAGTTCGCCGAGGGAATGGGCTTCCTGTTCGACGACGACCTCGTCGCGGGCGACCCGAGCGGCGGCCGCGGGCGCGCGATGCAGGTCTGGACCGAGCTCACGGACGTGCCGCACGTGCCCGAGGAGGTCGCACCGGCCTCGCCGGCGATCCCCAGGCTCTCTCCCGCGATTCCGCTCGAGCAGCCGCCCGAGGAGCTCGAGCTCGAGGAGCTCGTCGAGTTCGACCTCGGCGGCGATGCGCGCGACGACGACATCGAGGCGCCGTTCGGCGAGCCGGGCGCGCTCGCCGACGACGCGAGCAGCGAGCTCTGGCTCGACGACCTCACGCAGCCGACCGCTCCGGCGGCGCCCACACGGCCCGCCGCGACCGAGCGCGCGGCGGCGCCCGCAGGCGCGCCACCGGCTGCGCGCGCGCCCGCCGAGCCCGCGCCGCCGGCGCGTCGCGACGCCGCGAAGCAGCGAGAGGCGCCGCCTCTCCGCGAGCGCACGCGCGACGCCGAGCCGGCCGCGCCGACGACGTCGCAGCGCGTCGCCCTGTCCAAGTTCCGCCAGCCGCCGGCGCCCGATCGCTCGGCCCGCGAGATGCTCGCGGCCGCGCGGGCCGCCGCGGACGAGGAGCCGAACGAGACGAGCGCGAGCGGAGCGGCCCTCGGCCGCGTCGCGCTCGTGCGCAAGCGCGTGGGCGGCAAGGAGGGCGAGGAGCGCCCCCCGCTGCTGATGCGTCTGCTTTCCCAGTTCTAGGAGGCCGGACGCGGGGCGCACGCGCCGCCGCCGACCTCGGGAGGATCCGCCGTGCGGCTGCAGAATCGAAGCGCCCGGGTGCCCCGTCGCCGCGTGCCGCGCGCCGCGCGCGCGGTCGCACTCGTCGGCCTGCTCGCGCTCGGGAGCGCGTGCGTCTCGCCGCCGCGGGAGTCGGAGCCGCCCCAGGCGCCGCCGGCCGAGCGCGCGGCGGCGCGCCGCAACCTCGGCATCGACCACATCGTGAACGGCCGCATCGCCTGGGGGCTCCGCGAGCTCCAGCACGCCGAGTCCCTCTACGCCGAGGACGCGCTCACGCAGCTCTGGCTCGGTCAGGCGTTCCGCCTGCGCGGCCGCCCCGACGAGGCGCTCGCGCACGCGCGCCGCGCCGTCGAGATCGACCCGACGCACCAGGAGGCGCGGCTCAACCTCTCGACGATCCTCACGGACCACCAGCTCTACGCGGAGGCGATCGAGCACGCGCAGGTGCTCGTCGACGACCCGACGTTCGCCACGCCCTGGCGCGCGCTGACGAACCGCGGCTGGGCGCAGCTCAAGCTCGGCTACCTCGCGGACGCGCGCGCGAGCTTCGACGAAGCGCTCGAGTACGCGCCGAAGTACTGGCCCGCGCTGCTCGACCTCGGCATCCTGTCGTCCATCGAGCGAGACTACGTCGGCGCGATCCGCCATCTCGCCGACGTGGTCGCCCTCGAGCCGGGACCCGGCGCCGAGGCCGAAGCCAACTATCGTATGGCCGAGGCGTACGTCTCGATCGGGAGGCGCGATCGCGCGATCCAGCATCTGACGCTCGCGATCGACCGCGAGCCGAACGGTCGCTGGGGACGGCAGTCGCGCGCGTATCTGCAGCGGCTCCAGTAGGGCGGCTCCAGCCGGCTTCCGGGCGGGGCGGTCGCTCGCCGCGGGGCCTGGGGGCGAGGCCATACCGTGAGCGGACGCGCCGGCTCGCACCGACCGAGGCCGACCCCGAGCGCGGACGCGAGCGCGGCCGCCGAGCCGAACGCCTTCTCGATCGGCTCCTACCTGCAGCAGCAGCGACGCCTGCGCGGCATCTCGCTCGAGGACCTGTCGCTGCGGACGCGCATTCCGCTGCGCTCGCTCGAGCGGCTCGAGGCGGGCGCGTTCGACGGCGATCCCGACGGGTTCGTGCGCGGCTTCGTCCGCACCGTCGCCGACGGACTCGGGCTCGACGCCGACGCGACGCTCCTCCGCATGCTGCGCGAGCCGGCGACGGCCGGCGTGCTGTCGACCGGGCTCGCGCTTTCGGCGCGGCTGTGGCTCCCGCTGCTCGCGGTCGCGGCCGCCGTCGTGCTCGGCGCCGCCGCGGTGCGCTGGGTGGCGCGCCTCGGCACCGCGGTGCCGAGCGGGCCGGAGGTCGTGCTGCGACGCGACCCGGTGCGCGAGCTCGCCGAGGCCCAGGCGGCCGCGCTCGCGGCCGCGCCGCCCGAGTCGGCGTCGCACGTCGCGCGCGACGAGGAGGCGCTGATCGACTCGGCCGACGGCGCGCGGCGCGCTCCGCCGCCGGTGCCCACCTCCGTTCCCGCGCGCCGCCGCGACGACGCGCGTCCCCGGCCCGCGCCGCGCGCCGAGTCCCCGTCGCCGCCGCCGCCGCCGCCGCCGCCGCGCGCGCCGGCGGCGCCCGCCGCGCCGGCGCCCGCGTCTCCCGCCCCCGCCGTGCCGGCGCCGCCCGCGCCGGCGCATCCCTGACCGCGTGTCGGAGCTGCGGCTCAAGTCGGAGGCGGTGCTGCTGCGCGCGGTCGACGTCGGCGAGTCGGACCGCATCGTGCACCTGCTCGTTCCGGGCCGCGGGCGGCTGACGGCGATCGCGAAGGGCGCGCGCCGCAGCGTGCGCCGCTTCGCGGGCACACTCGACCTGTGCAACGTGCTGCGCGTGCACGTCGAGCGGCGCGGCCAGCGCGCGCCGCACGCGATGGCGCGGCTCGAGCAGGCGACGCTCGTCGATGCGCACCTCGGACTGCGCGCGATGCCCGCGCGCTTCGCGCTCGCTTGTTATGTCGTCGAGGTCGTCGACCGGATGGCGCCCGAGGGCGGCGTCGCGAGCGACCTGCGGAGGCTCTACGACTTCACGCGGAGGATGCTCGCGGCGATCGAGCACGCGGTGCCCGACGAGCGCTTGCGCCTGTGGGTCGAGCTGCGGGCGCTCGACGCGCTGGGCCTGCGGCCGGAGCTCCGCGTCTGCGTCGCGTGCGGGCGTCCGCCCGCGGCCGGCGCGAAGGTCGGCTTCCGGGTCGCGGACGGCGGCGTGCTCTGCGGCGCGTGCGCGCTGCGCAGCGACGGGCTCGTCCCGCTCCACCTCGGCACGGTGAAGACGCTCGAGCGCGTGCTCGCGCTTCCTCTCGAGGGGCTCGGGCGGCTCGCGATCCCGAAGGCGACGCTCGACGAGGCGCGCGCCGTGGTCGCGCGCTTCCAGCGCTTCCACGTCGGGATCGAGATTCGCAGCGAGCGGGTGCTCGACGGGCTGCTGCGCGCGCCCGCGCGCGCAGCGTCCTCTGCTTGACCGCTTCCTGCCCACGGGGAATACTCGCGCGCCCAGGAGATCGCTCCCCAACCCTCCAGACCGGGCGGCACACCGGCCCGCCCGGGCACGAACCGGTATCTCCACCCCATGAGTTCCGATCGCTCCGTGGATGCCGCCGATCGACCGGTGGCGATGGACAAGCTCGTGTCGCTGTGCGCGCGCCGCGGCTTCCTGTTCCAGTCGAGCGAGATCTACGGCGGCATCAACGGCTTCTGGGACTACGGGCCGCTCGGCGCGGAGCTCAAGCGCAACCTGCGCGAGCGCTGGTGGCAGTTCATGGTGCGCGCGCGCGAGGACGTCGAGGGCATCGACAGCGCGATCATCGCGCACCCGCGCACGTGGGAGGCCTCGGGCCACGTCGAGTCGTTCACCGACCCGATGGTCGACTGCCGGACCTGCAAGCGCCGCTTCCGCGCGGACCAGATCGCGGGCGAGCGCTGTCCCGAGGCGCCCGCGCAGCGCGCGATCACGGACTGCGACCTGACCGAGGCGCGCAACTTCAACCTGATGCTGACGACGCAGATCGGCGCGCAGGAAGGGACGGGCCAGACCGCCTACCTGCGTCCCGAGACGTGCCAGCCGATCTTCAACGACTTCAAGCGCGTGCGCGAGAGCGCGCGGCAGAAGCTTCCGTTCGGCATCGCGCAGATCGGCAAGGCGTTCCGCAACGAGATCACGCCGCGCAACTTCACGTTCCGCTCGCGCGAGTTCGAGCAGGCGGAGATGGAGTTCTTCTGCCATCCGTCGGAACGCGAGAAATGGTTCGACTACTGGCTCGCGGAGCGGCTGCGCTTCCACCGCGAGCTCGGCTTCCGCGAGGGAAGCCTGCGCACGCGCCCGCACGCCGCCGACGAGCTCGCGCACTACTGCGCGCGCGCGATGGACCTCGAGTTCCGCTTCCCGTTCGGCTGGCAGGAGATCGAGGGCATCCACGATCGCGGCGACTGGGACCTGTCGCGGCACAGCGAGTACTCCGGCAAGGACCTCGCGATCACGGACGAGGAGACGAAGGAGCGCTTCGTCCCGATGTGCATCGAGACGTCGGTCGGCGTCGACCGCACCGTGCTCGCGCTCCTGTGCGACGCGTACGACGAGGAGGCGCTCGAGGGCGGTGAGTCGCGCGTCGTGCTGCGCTTCCATCCCGCGCTCGCACCCGTGACGGTCGCCGTGCTGCCGCTGTCGAAGAAGCTGCGCGACGAGGTCGCGCCGATCGAGCGCGAGCTGCGGCGACACTGGAACGTCGAGGTCGACCACGCGGGCAACATCGGGCGCCGCTACCGGCGCCAGGACGAGATCGGCACGCCGTACTGCGTGACCTTCGACTTCGAGTCGGCGACGGATCGCTGCGTGACGGTGCGCTCGCGCGACTCGATGGAGCAGGAGCGCGTCCCGATCGAAGGGCTCGCGCGCGCGCTCCGCGAACGATTGGACCGCGCGGACCAGGAGGGGGCGCAGTGACCGGCAGGAAGAAGACCGCCCGACGCGCCGCGACGAAGAAGAGCGGGCGGACGGCGAAGGCGGCGTCGCAGCCGAAGAAGGCCAAGAAGGCGGGCGCGGCGTCCCGCGCCGCCGTCCGCGGCAAGGCAGCGGCGGGCAAGGGCGCGCGGACGCCGAAGGCGAAGAAGAGCGGGGCGGCGAAGGGCGCGGCGAAGACGCGCGCCGCGGCGGCGCCGCGCACGTCCGACCGCAAGGTCTACTTCTTCGGCGCCGGCAAGGCCGACGGGCGCGCCAACATGAAGGAGATCCTCGGCGGCAAGGGCGCGAACCTCGCCGAGATGAACCGGCTCGGCCTCCCCGTCCCGCCCGGCTTCACGATCTCGACCGAGGTGTGCGCCGAGTTCAACAAGCTCGGCGGCAAGCTCCCCGTGCGCGTCCGCGCCGACGTCCTCACGGCGCTCGCTCGCGTCGAGAGCGTCATGGGCACCCGCTTCGGCGACGCGAGCGACCCGCTCCTCGTCTCGGTCCGCTCGGGCGCGCGCGTCTCGATGCCGGGCATGATGGACACGGTGCTGAACCTCGGCCTCAACGACGCGACGGTCGAGGGGCTCGCGCACAAGGTCGACGCGCGCTTCGCCTACGACTCGTACCGCCGCTTCATCCAGATGTACGGCGACGTCGTGCTCGGCGTCCCGCACGACCGCTTCAGCCACCGTCTCGACGTCGCGAAGCGCGAGCGCGGCGTCGTGCACGACACGGAGCTCGACGCCGAGGCCCTGCGCACGCTCGCGCACGACTTCCGCGAGATCGTCGAGGAGGAGACGGGCGCGGCGTTCCCGCAGGACCCGGCCGAGCAGCTCTGGGGCGCGATCGGCGCGGTGTTCCAGTCCTGGCAGAACGACCGCGCGATCACGTACCGGCGCCTCAACGACATCCCCGAGAGCTGGGGCACCGCGGTCAACGTGCAGGCCATGGTCTTCGGGAACATGGGCGACGACTGCGCGACGGGCGTCGCGTTCACGCGCGATCCGTCGACCGGTGCGAAGAGCTTCTACGGCGAGTATCTGAAGAACGCGCAGGGCGAGGACGTGGTGGCGGGCATCCGCACGCCGCAGCCGATCAACGAGGAGAGCCGCACGGCCGACACGCGCGACCTCCCGACGCTCGAGCAGGAGATGCCGCGCGCGTACAAGGACCTCGTGCGCATCTACAAGGAGCTCGAGAAGCACTACCGCGACATGCAGGACATCGAGTTCACCATCCAGAACGGGAAGCTCTGGATGCTGCAGACGCGGAGCGGAAAGCGCACGACGGCGGCGGCGGTGAAGATCGCCGTCGACATGGCGAAGGAGCGGCTGATCACCCGCGACGAGGCGCTGATGCGCGTCGACGCGCGCGCGCTCGACCAGCTGCTGCACCCGACGCTCGACCCGGACGCGCCGCGGCTCGTGCTCGCGCGGGGGCTTCCGGCGTCGCCGGGGGCCGCGGTCGGCAACGTCGTCTTCTCGGCCGACCAGGCGGAGACGCACGCGAAGGCCGGCGAGAAGGTCGTGCTCGTGCGGATCGAGACGTCGCCCGACGACATCCACGGCATGCACGCCGCCGAGGGCATCCTGACCGCGCGCGGCGGCATGACGTCGCACGCGGCGGTCGTCGCGCGCGGCATGGGCAAGTGCTGCGTCGCGGGCTGCGGCTCGCTCGACATCGACTACGCGGCCCAGACCATGCGCGTCGGCGACCGCGTCGTGCGCGCCGGCGAGCCCATCACGATCGACGGGTCGACCGGCGAGGTGATGCTCGGCGAGGTCGCGACCGTGCTCCCGCAGCTCGGCGGCGCATTCGACGAGCTCATGGCGTGGGCCGACAAGGCGCGCAAGCTGCGCGTGCGGACGAACGCGGATTCGCCGCAGGACGCGCGCGTCGCGCGCGACTTCGGCGCCGAGGGCATCGGCCTCTGCCGCACCGAGCACATGTTCTTCGAGCCGGATCGCATCCTCGCCGTCCGGAAGATGATCCTCGCGGGCACGTCCGAGGCGCGCGAGGCGGCCCTCTCCGTGCTGCTGCCGATGCAGCGCGGAGACTTCATCGGGATCTTCGAGGCGATGGACGGCCTGCCCGTCACGATCCGCCTGCTCGACCCGCCGCTCCACGAGTTCCTGCCGCACACCGACGACGAGGTGCGCGAGGTCGCCGACGCGATGGGAGCGCCGCCGGCGAAGCTGCGCGCCGCGCTCGAGGGGCTGCGCGAGTTCAACCCGATGCTCGGGCATCGCGGCTGCCGGCTCGGCGTGACCTATCCCGAGATCTACCGCATGCAGGTGCGCGCGATCATGGAGGCGGCCGTCGACGTGGCCGAGCGCGGCGTCGTCGTGCGGCCCGAGATCATGATCCCGCTCGTCGCGCACCCGCGCGAGCTCGCGCGCCTGCGCGCGGACGCGGAAGCGGTGATCGCGGAGGTGCGCGCCGCGCGCGCCGATCGCGCGAGCGCGCGCGTGCGTCCGACGATCGGCACGATGATCGAGGTGCCGCGCGCGGCGCTGACGGCGGACGTGATCGCCGAGCACGCCGACTTCTTCTCGTTCGGCACGAACGACCTCACGCAGATGGGCTACGCGCTGTCGCGCGACGACGCAGGGAAGTTCCTGCCCGACTACATCGAGCAGGGCATCCTCGAGGACGACCCGTTCGTGTCGATCGACGTGGAGGGCGTGGGCCAGCTCGTCGAGATCGCGGCCGAGAAGGGGCGCTCGACGCGCGCCGACCTGAAGCTCGGCGTCTGCGGCGAGCACGGCGGCGACCCGAAGAGCGTGCGCTTCTTCGCGAGCGTCGGGCTCGACTACGTCTCCTGCTCGCCGTACCGCGTGCCGCTCGCGCGGCTCGCGGCCGCTCAGGCCGCCATCGAGGCGGCCGAGTGAGAGCGGGCCGCCGCGGCGTCGCACGCTGCGCGGCCGCGGCCTTCGCGGCGCTCGCGCTCGCGGGCTGCGCCGCCCCGGGTGCCGGCGGCCGCGCGACGGACGGCGATGCGATCGAGGTCGCGACGGAAGACGGGCGCCTCTCCCGGCTCGCCCGCGACTTCTACGCGCGCCTCGAGAACCGCCGCTTCAACAGCATCTCGACGTTCCAGGACCCCGGGCTGCACGAGCTCTTCCGGTCGCCCGAGGCCTACCAGGACTACTACGCCGACCTCGCCTACGACCTCGACGTCGCGCACTTCGAAGCGAGCCGGCCGACGAGCGTGGTGGTCGAGGGCGCGCGCCGCGAGAGCGAGCGGCGCGTCGTGCTCGAGGTGCGCTTCGTCGGCGAGAACGGGCTCCCGCTGCGCTGGTGGAAGGTCGAGCTCGTCCGCGAGGACGTCTGGGAGCGCGACGACGCGGGCCGCTGGTGGATCCAGCCGGGCAAGGTCTGATCGGGCTCGGCGCCCCGCGCCAGCCCGCTGCCCCGGGGACGCGCGCCGGCGTGGAAGACGCGTTCACGCCCGTGAGAAGCGCCGGCTACACAAACGGAAGCGATTTTCCCTCTCGTCGTGGTGAGAACGCCCTCCCTCATACGGGGGATGGCCGCGAGAAACCCTCGCTCGCTCGAAGGCTTGCGGAGGGAGTCGTCCGGAGGCCTGCGCGACGGGGAGCTGGCACGCGGCTTGCTCAACCCCACGCCCGAGGGCGTGAGCCCCACTCTTGGAAAGCGCAACGGTTTCGCGAGGATCGCTGGAGTAGAGGACGCTCGGGAACAGGGAACCGCGACTGCACCGCCCGAAGGGGCGACGCGACGCGGGCCGGAAACGGCAATCCCGGGC
It contains:
- a CDS encoding 2-oxoacid:acceptor oxidoreductase subunit alpha; amino-acid sequence: MTRENADASTSSGGGKRVQEIDRVAIRFTGDSGDGMQLTGTKFTESTALAGNDLSTFPDYPAEIRAPAGTLAGVSGFQIHFSSQDIHTPADQIDLLIAFNPAALKANVEDVRPSGMVLINSDAFNKKSLARAGYEEDPLPALRERFSVVEVPVTTLNREALQGLGLGARDVDRSKNFFALGILYWLYNRPMEPTERWLASKFKGEVLEANLRTLRAGHAFGETTELFPISYTVGKAKIEAGTYRNITGNTAIAWGVVAAGVQLDRPVFFGAYPITPASDVLHELARHRNFGVKTFQAEDEIAAVASAIGASFAGHLGVTASSGPGIVLKQEALGLAVMVELPLVVIDVQRAGPSTGSPTKVEQGDLLLAMYGRHGASPIPVIAASSPSDCFHAMIEAAQMAVRYMTPVFVLSDGYLANSAEPWRIPDVATLPRGKVEFAPAREPAGDNVKFLPYERNAETLARPWAIPGTKGLEHRIGGLTKADKTGNVVYDAKNHAKMIALRAEKVARIAQDLPPVEVDGPADADLLVVGWGGTKGALTAALEVARGAGHKVAYVHLRHLNPLPNDLGDVLRRYPRVLVPELNTGQLSRVLRAEYLVPAEPYTKVAGQPFKVAELVEAIEKALASEAR
- a CDS encoding tetratricopeptide repeat protein, translating into MPRRRVPRAARAVALVGLLALGSACVSPPRESEPPQAPPAERAAARRNLGIDHIVNGRIAWGLRELQHAESLYAEDALTQLWLGQAFRLRGRPDEALAHARRAVEIDPTHQEARLNLSTILTDHQLYAEAIEHAQVLVDDPTFATPWRALTNRGWAQLKLGYLADARASFDEALEYAPKYWPALLDLGILSSIERDYVGAIRHLADVVALEPGPGAEAEANYRMAEAYVSIGRRDRAIQHLTLAIDREPNGRWGRQSRAYLQRLQ
- a CDS encoding helix-turn-helix domain-containing protein, which gives rise to MSGRAGSHRPRPTPSADASAAAEPNAFSIGSYLQQQRRLRGISLEDLSLRTRIPLRSLERLEAGAFDGDPDGFVRGFVRTVADGLGLDADATLLRMLREPATAGVLSTGLALSARLWLPLLAVAAAVVLGAAAVRWVARLGTAVPSGPEVVLRRDPVRELAEAQAAALAAAPPESASHVARDEEALIDSADGARRAPPPVPTSVPARRRDDARPRPAPRAESPSPPPPPPPPRAPAAPAAPAPASPAPAVPAPPAPAHP
- the recO gene encoding DNA repair protein RecO; this encodes MSELRLKSEAVLLRAVDVGESDRIVHLLVPGRGRLTAIAKGARRSVRRFAGTLDLCNVLRVHVERRGQRAPHAMARLEQATLVDAHLGLRAMPARFALACYVVEVVDRMAPEGGVASDLRRLYDFTRRMLAAIEHAVPDERLRLWVELRALDALGLRPELRVCVACGRPPAAGAKVGFRVADGGVLCGACALRSDGLVPLHLGTVKTLERVLALPLEGLGRLAIPKATLDEARAVVARFQRFHVGIEIRSERVLDGLLRAPARAASSA
- a CDS encoding glycine--tRNA ligase encodes the protein MSSDRSVDAADRPVAMDKLVSLCARRGFLFQSSEIYGGINGFWDYGPLGAELKRNLRERWWQFMVRAREDVEGIDSAIIAHPRTWEASGHVESFTDPMVDCRTCKRRFRADQIAGERCPEAPAQRAITDCDLTEARNFNLMLTTQIGAQEGTGQTAYLRPETCQPIFNDFKRVRESARQKLPFGIAQIGKAFRNEITPRNFTFRSREFEQAEMEFFCHPSEREKWFDYWLAERLRFHRELGFREGSLRTRPHAADELAHYCARAMDLEFRFPFGWQEIEGIHDRGDWDLSRHSEYSGKDLAITDEETKERFVPMCIETSVGVDRTVLALLCDAYDEEALEGGESRVVLRFHPALAPVTVAVLPLSKKLRDEVAPIERELRRHWNVEVDHAGNIGRRYRRQDEIGTPYCVTFDFESATDRCVTVRSRDSMEQERVPIEGLARALRERLDRADQEGAQ
- the ppdK gene encoding pyruvate, phosphate dikinase yields the protein MKEILGGKGANLAEMNRLGLPVPPGFTISTEVCAEFNKLGGKLPVRVRADVLTALARVESVMGTRFGDASDPLLVSVRSGARVSMPGMMDTVLNLGLNDATVEGLAHKVDARFAYDSYRRFIQMYGDVVLGVPHDRFSHRLDVAKRERGVVHDTELDAEALRTLAHDFREIVEEETGAAFPQDPAEQLWGAIGAVFQSWQNDRAITYRRLNDIPESWGTAVNVQAMVFGNMGDDCATGVAFTRDPSTGAKSFYGEYLKNAQGEDVVAGIRTPQPINEESRTADTRDLPTLEQEMPRAYKDLVRIYKELEKHYRDMQDIEFTIQNGKLWMLQTRSGKRTTAAAVKIAVDMAKERLITRDEALMRVDARALDQLLHPTLDPDAPRLVLARGLPASPGAAVGNVVFSADQAETHAKAGEKVVLVRIETSPDDIHGMHAAEGILTARGGMTSHAAVVARGMGKCCVAGCGSLDIDYAAQTMRVGDRVVRAGEPITIDGSTGEVMLGEVATVLPQLGGAFDELMAWADKARKLRVRTNADSPQDARVARDFGAEGIGLCRTEHMFFEPDRILAVRKMILAGTSEAREAALSVLLPMQRGDFIGIFEAMDGLPVTIRLLDPPLHEFLPHTDDEVREVADAMGAPPAKLRAALEGLREFNPMLGHRGCRLGVTYPEIYRMQVRAIMEAAVDVAERGVVVRPEIMIPLVAHPRELARLRADAEAVIAEVRAARADRASARVRPTIGTMIEVPRAALTADVIAEHADFFSFGTNDLTQMGYALSRDDAGKFLPDYIEQGILEDDPFVSIDVEGVGQLVEIAAEKGRSTRADLKLGVCGEHGGDPKSVRFFASVGLDYVSCSPYRVPLARLAAAQAAIEAAE